In Sphingobacterium sp. SYP-B4668, the sequence GTTTGGAGTTAAAATACCCCAATGTACTATCCTATGAAGGTGTTCGCGGTATGGAACAAATGGGAGGCGCATTTCCGAATAACAGTCTTTATCTTCCTTTTATTCGAAATGTTGTCGGACCAATGGATTATACACCGGGTGCCATGTTAAGCATGCAGCCGGAGGTTTATCGATCCGAAAGACCTAATTCGGCGAGTATAGGGACAAGAGCTTATCAAATGGCGTTATTTATAGCCTTTGAGAGTGGTTTGCAGATGCTGGCCGATAATCCGTCTTTATACTATCGCAATCCAGATTGTACTGCGTTTATCACCAAAGTTCCGACAACTTGGGACGAGACACGTGCTATCGAGGCCGAAGCAGGGAAATATTTGGTTGTAGCCAAGCGCAAGGGAGATAAATGGTATATAGCTGCTATTGCAAATAATGATCAAAAATGGCGGGAATTTAAGATTTCGTTGGATTTTTTGAACAGCCATCAAACATATCGAATGGAGGCTTTCTCCGACGGAATCAATGCACCTCGACAAGCGATGGACTATAGACGTACCGAACAATCTGTTACGGCCAATGAAGAGCTGAATATCAAGATTGCTCGCAATGGTGGCTGGGTTGCAGTTATTGAGCCCAAGTAAGGTATAGCTTATCATCGAGCCTGTCTCTGACATGTATGTCGGAGACAGGCTCGATTTTATTGCTGTTGATTCTCTTCACTGTATCGCCAATAATTAAGTTGCCCCTCGCCGTTTACCAATCACGATTTACTCCTTACTTGTCAGGATTTACGGCTTCATTTACCACTATTCCTTATCCATTTCGTATAGTCGCAATATTTTCTTGCCTTCCTCTGTGTATGGGTATCTCCATCCCTCCAGATGTAGACCGGAGTTGCCCTTACGAATTTTTAAAGGATTACTACTGTTTTGTAAAACTCTTCAAATTTTGGTAGGTTGATATTGAACGTTCCCGGGGTTGCCGTGAAAGTGATGATATAACCTGTTCCATTTTTAAAGATAAAATACTGTTGCGATACATACGATAGGTTTTTCATAAACGTGTTGGTAATATAAGCCGTGTGATCAACAGAATCTACCTTTACCTGATTCAATATGGTGGCGATGTTTTTAACTCTATTGAACTCCGCTTTTACTAAATCGTCAACGCTTTTTATCCTGCCATGTTTAATAGCTGTGATAGAAACCGCATTTTCGACTTCATGTTTATCCATTTCGGTATACACCTTTGGCAGTCCCCATCCAACCATCGTATAATTGAGCGTATCACCTCCAACTTCCTGATGCAATTTCCAATCAGCGGGAATGGATGCCCGAAATTTAAACCTTTTATTCTCAAAGGTGGTTTGGCTTAGTGCGGCACTACATACTGCTACAAACAGGAATATAGTGATAAGTAGTTTTGCTTTCATTGTCATTAGGTGTCATATGTTTCTAAATATACTAGTTTAATCCATTGTTCCATAGGGTTTTAAGCTAATTTTAGCCTGTAAATAAAATATTTTTTATCCACATTCCCAGAAACCGTCTATATTAGACGTTCGACCAATAGTTCTGAAAGGGCGGAGACGATAACGATGAATAATGGAGCGGATATTAAAATACTGGTGAGACTGGCAAAAAAAGTAAGCGAAGATGTAGAAGTAGAAGTGAAGCTGACCCCTTCCTTATTGGATAACTACAATAAGGAAAACAGTTCAGAGTATCTGCCAGTACCCAACTTTTCTTTACCTGGACAGGCCAAAGTCTTGATTCCTGCGGGAGAAATAAGTGCAATTTATACGATTCGAGTCGAAGATTTTGAAACCAATGGAAATAGATATGCGTTGGGTGTCGAATTAGGAGGAGTACTGAAAGGGAATATAGAACGTGCAGATTCTCAATCTCGATTTATATATCTACTGGCTAAGCCTTTGCATGTGTCTGTCCCTGAGATGTCCGGTTCCAATAGTCAGGTAAATGCACTTCCGACGGATAAATGGGGAATCAATACAAACCAATGGAGCTTGGAATGTTGGACCAAAATGTCTGCATACAGTATCAATAATCAAGCAATATTCAATACGGGAAGTAGTGACCATGAGATTTATATCCGATTTGGAGATGCCAATAGGCCGTATAATTACCTGCAGATTAAGACACTTGGGGGACAGATTCAGACCGCTTCCAATCTGGAGGCTAATAAATGGTATCACTGGGCGTTTGTGTA encodes:
- a CDS encoding DUF1735 and LamG domain-containing protein gives rise to the protein MRRSTNSSERAETITMNNGADIKILVRLAKKVSEDVEVEVKLTPSLLDNYNKENSSEYLPVPNFSLPGQAKVLIPAGEISAIYTIRVEDFETNGNRYALGVELGGVLKGNIERADSQSRFIYLLAKPLHVSVPEMSGSNSQVNALPTDKWGINTNQWSLECWTKMSAYSINNQAIFNTGSSDHEIYIRFGDANRPYNYLQIKTLGGQIQTASNLEANKWYHWAFVYDGNTLSIYRDGELDVKFQPPAPNGGSVRFDQFQMVSSGGTYFRDRCQMGQVRLWKKAITQTQIKNNMYFAINPKNTDLIGYWPMDEGSGDTFKDITGNGHDAVAGAGILRSWISNVDFKN